One part of the uncultured Bacteroides sp. genome encodes these proteins:
- a CDS encoding family 10 glycosylhydrolase, whose amino-acid sequence MTSRRNFIKTSIFAGLSMCVFPDVLKAEELIGKKKKHKWKHWVWVNPKDGEDEAELIKRYKKYYEAGIRGILFEKDSEIHFRAAKSQKLETHRWLWTMNQGDKALLEQHPEWYAINRKGESCADKPPYVGYYRWLCPSKEEVQQHILDQVNSILEKDYVDGIHMDYIRFCDIILPVNLWNNYKIEQTKELPDYDYCYCETCKSKFKEQSGQELDSIDYPEASLSWRKFRYNSITNIVNSVAKIAKKHGKKVTAAVFPTPEVARRNVRQDWVNWNLTGVFPMVYHAFYKENVSWIGDAVKEGVTGLCCRFPLYAGLYLPDFKNDEELKEGIRHALDNGAEGVSLFGNISDNVLDILKDFSKHKKE is encoded by the coding sequence ATGACAAGTCGACGAAATTTTATTAAAACCAGCATCTTCGCCGGATTATCGATGTGTGTATTTCCGGATGTGCTGAAAGCTGAAGAACTAATTGGCAAAAAGAAAAAGCATAAGTGGAAACACTGGGTGTGGGTAAATCCAAAAGATGGAGAGGATGAGGCAGAGCTTATAAAGAGATATAAAAAATATTACGAAGCAGGAATCCGAGGTATCCTTTTTGAAAAGGATAGCGAAATTCATTTCCGTGCTGCTAAATCGCAGAAACTGGAAACTCATCGTTGGTTGTGGACTATGAACCAGGGAGATAAGGCTCTTCTTGAACAGCATCCGGAGTGGTATGCTATAAACAGAAAAGGAGAGTCGTGTGCAGATAAACCTCCATACGTTGGTTATTATCGTTGGCTTTGTCCTTCAAAAGAAGAAGTACAGCAACATATTCTTGATCAGGTAAATAGTATTCTTGAAAAAGACTATGTTGATGGAATACATATGGATTATATCAGGTTTTGTGATATTATTCTCCCAGTCAATTTATGGAATAACTATAAGATAGAGCAAACCAAAGAATTGCCTGACTATGACTATTGTTATTGCGAAACATGTAAAAGTAAGTTTAAAGAGCAATCTGGTCAGGAACTTGATTCCATTGATTATCCCGAAGCTAGTCTCTCCTGGAGGAAGTTCAGATATAATTCAATTACAAACATTGTTAATAGTGTTGCTAAAATTGCTAAGAAACATGGTAAAAAGGTAACTGCTGCAGTTTTTCCAACTCCTGAAGTAGCGAGAAGAAATGTGAGACAGGATTGGGTTAACTGGAACCTGACAGGTGTTTTCCCTATGGTGTATCATGCCTTTTATAAAGAAAATGTTTCATGGATTGGCGATGCTGTTAAAGAAGGAGTTACCGGATTATGCTGTAGATTTCCTTTGTATGCAGGTTTGTATCTTCCAGATTTTAAAAATGATGAAGAATTAAAAGAAGGTATCAGGCATGCATTGGATAACGGAGCTGAAGGAGTCTCACTCTTTGGAAATATATCAGATAATGTGCTGGATATATTGAAAGATTTTTCGAAACATAAGAAAGAATAA
- a CDS encoding carbohydrate-binding family 9-like protein, whose product MKIPTFYSFAKGLLCLSLFLGSVICSAQPSFQGLENLFNSPESYVIGYTPVKPVIDGNITDAAWQNAPWSKFFRDIEGDAKPNPYYQTRVKMLWDDNFLYIAASIVDEHVWANLRNHDDIVYYDNDFEIFIDPDNNTHQYFEIEVNALNTIFDLFLSKPYRNDSRELIGWDAAGMRSAVKVHGTLNNSMDKDKGWSVEFAIPFSALSLGSGKNIPKESTLWRINFSRVEWDTMIEKGKYVKKTNAEGKVLPENNWVWSPQGVINMHCPERWGYLLFTKKQLENEFPAFMLPYAEKQKQYLWLVYYRQKEYLKKNKRYAFTLDELNITPVSFKLDNIENSLEMEATAHQFNATIRSSGSSTWSINDEGLIQIRK is encoded by the coding sequence ATGAAGATACCAACTTTTTATTCTTTTGCAAAAGGATTACTTTGCTTGTCTCTGTTTCTAGGATCGGTTATTTGCTCAGCACAACCATCGTTTCAGGGACTTGAAAATTTGTTTAATTCTCCTGAAAGTTATGTAATAGGCTATACTCCTGTAAAACCAGTGATAGATGGAAATATAACAGATGCTGCTTGGCAAAATGCTCCATGGAGTAAATTCTTTAGAGATATTGAGGGTGATGCCAAACCTAATCCTTATTATCAAACAAGGGTTAAAATGCTTTGGGATGATAATTTCTTGTATATTGCCGCATCTATTGTAGATGAACATGTTTGGGCAAATCTTCGCAATCATGATGATATTGTTTATTATGATAATGATTTCGAGATTTTTATTGATCCGGATAATAATACACACCAATATTTTGAAATTGAAGTAAATGCACTGAATACAATCTTTGATTTGTTCCTTTCAAAACCATACCGCAATGATTCACGCGAACTTATTGGCTGGGATGCTGCAGGTATGCGTTCGGCTGTGAAAGTTCATGGAACATTAAATAATTCAATGGATAAAGATAAGGGATGGAGTGTTGAATTTGCTATTCCTTTCAGTGCATTGTCTCTTGGCTCTGGGAAGAATATTCCTAAAGAAAGCACTTTATGGCGCATCAACTTTTCAAGAGTAGAATGGGATACGATGATTGAAAAAGGAAAATATGTGAAGAAAACAAATGCTGAAGGTAAGGTTTTGCCTGAAAATAATTGGGTGTGGTCACCGCAGGGGGTGATTAATATGCACTGTCCGGAAAGGTGGGGATATTTGTTATTTACCAAAAAACAGCTTGAAAATGAATTTCCGGCTTTTATGTTGCCTTATGCTGAGAAACAAAAACAGTATCTTTGGTTGGTTTACTATCGTCAGAAAGAATATCTGAAAAAAAATAAAAGATATGCATTTACATTGGATGAACTAAATATTACTCCTGTTAGTTTTAAATTGGACAATATTGAGAATTCTCTGGAAATGGAAGCAACAGCTCACCAGTTTAATGCAACTATTCGTTCATCGGGTAGCAGCACATGGAGTATTAATGATGAAGGATTAATTCAAATCAGAAAATGA
- a CDS encoding L-rhamnose mutarotase: protein MNTKENGYKVKEYHQPVKRYCQTLDLKNDAALIAEYVKRHADIWPEIKTGICEVGILEMQIFLLGTRLFMIVETSLDFDWDNAMSKLATLPRQAEWEEYMSMFQISSPGATSSEKWKLMDEIFHL, encoded by the coding sequence ATGAATACAAAAGAAAACGGATACAAAGTAAAGGAGTATCATCAACCTGTTAAGCGGTATTGCCAGACATTAGATCTAAAAAACGATGCGGCATTGATTGCTGAATATGTAAAACGTCATGCAGATATTTGGCCTGAAATTAAAACGGGAATTTGTGAGGTTGGTATTCTTGAAATGCAAATATTCCTTTTAGGTACAAGATTATTTATGATTGTAGAAACTTCTTTGGATTTTGATTGGGATAATGCAATGTCTAAGCTTGCTACTCTTCCCCGGCAAGCTGAATGGGAAGAGTACATGTCGATGTTCCAGATTTCTTCTCCTGGTGCTACTTCTTCTGAAAAATGGAAATTGATGGATGAAATTTTTCATTTATAA
- a CDS encoding MraY family glycosyltransferase — protein MIIYNLSFLIGLLIFSLFCSVVLEMMILPRIIYIAKKKSLYDLPNARKSHLQPIPRLAGVSFFPILLFVFSVSILIFIKFQADDSLASLEPALRKMFGLIAGNILLLGVGFKDDLVGSRYRHKMIVQFLAATLLVSGGLYINNFNGLFGIWEISDWIGMLFTIFLIVFITNAINLIDGADGLASGISGVALISFGILFFLRGMFFYSLICIILVGILIPFFYYNVFNTSRKVFMGDTGSLTLGFLLAYLGVRFAMADSGHNYDLFDSPAMISLSVLFVPMFDALRVMLERAFVGKSMFLPDRKHIHHKLLDLGLSHRKVMVSLVVCAGLLVFINVILLHFLNVNIMFIINILLWLGLVQILNFMLAKKSKVLN, from the coding sequence ATGATAATATATAACCTCTCTTTCTTAATTGGATTGTTAATTTTTTCTTTATTTTGTTCTGTTGTCTTGGAAATGATGATTTTGCCTCGTATCATTTACATTGCTAAAAAGAAAAGTCTTTATGATTTACCCAATGCAAGAAAGTCTCATTTACAACCAATTCCACGACTTGCTGGTGTTTCTTTCTTTCCTATATTGTTGTTCGTTTTTTCAGTGAGTATATTAATTTTTATAAAATTTCAAGCGGATGATTCTTTAGCTTCTTTAGAACCGGCTTTGAGAAAGATGTTTGGGCTAATTGCTGGTAATATATTACTTTTAGGAGTTGGCTTTAAAGACGATCTTGTAGGATCTCGTTATCGCCATAAAATGATTGTTCAATTTTTAGCTGCTACTCTTTTGGTATCAGGAGGACTTTATATTAATAATTTCAATGGTTTGTTTGGCATTTGGGAAATTTCTGATTGGATAGGGATGCTATTTACAATATTTCTTATTGTGTTTATTACGAATGCAATCAACCTTATTGATGGAGCGGATGGTTTAGCATCTGGTATATCAGGGGTAGCACTTATCTCATTTGGAATATTGTTCTTCTTAAGAGGGATGTTCTTTTATTCATTGATATGTATTATCTTAGTCGGAATTCTGATTCCGTTTTTCTATTATAACGTATTCAATACATCAAGAAAGGTTTTTATGGGAGATACAGGATCACTGACTTTAGGATTCTTATTAGCATATCTGGGAGTAAGATTTGCAATGGCCGATTCTGGACATAATTATGATCTGTTTGATTCTCCTGCTATGATTTCTTTATCTGTACTTTTTGTCCCAATGTTCGATGCATTGCGAGTTATGCTGGAACGTGCTTTCGTTGGAAAATCGATGTTTCTGCCAGATAGAAAACATATTCATCACAAATTGCTTGATTTGGGACTTTCTCACCGGAAAGTAATGGTAAGTCTAGTGGTTTGTGCTGGTTTGTTAGTTTTTATAAATGTAATATTATTGCATTTCTTAAATGTTAATATAATGTTTATTATTAATATTCTTCTTTGGCTAGGCCTAGTACAGATCTTAAACTTTATGTTAGCAAAGAAAAGTAAAGTTTTAAACTGA
- the ltrA gene encoding group II intron reverse transcriptase/maturase, with amino-acid sequence MEAFQRVKANHGSAGIDGISISDFEKNLKDNLYKIWNRMSSGCYFPPSVKLVEIPKPNGDKRPLGVPTVGDRVAQMAAVMIIEPQIEPCFHEDSYAYRPKRSAHDAIAKARERCWKYDWVLDMDISKFFDTIDHELLMKAVRLHTDSQWVLLYIERWLKVPYELKDSSRIERDKGVPQGSVVGPVLANLFLHYVFDMWMSKYYPHIPFERYADDTICHCSTKAQAEALKISVQQRFAECKLALNEDKTRIVYCKDNRRKEKHEVISFDFLGYTFRPRKAIDKKGVPFTGYLPAISNKSISGIREKIRSWKLKRHTFHTLEMLADYINPVLRGWISYYGKFYPTRLKWLLEEVNGHLARWVMAKYKRYRRKLSRAYDWLGNISERERNLFYHWQWGVKPPSNIRKSLKV; translated from the coding sequence ATGGAAGCTTTCCAAAGAGTGAAAGCAAACCATGGGAGTGCGGGAATAGATGGTATATCGATTAGTGATTTTGAGAAGAATCTCAAAGACAATCTTTATAAAATCTGGAACCGCATGAGTTCGGGCTGTTACTTTCCTCCGTCGGTGAAACTGGTAGAAATACCAAAGCCGAATGGAGACAAGCGTCCGTTAGGTGTACCAACCGTTGGAGACAGAGTCGCTCAAATGGCAGCTGTTATGATTATCGAGCCCCAAATAGAGCCTTGTTTCCATGAGGATTCTTATGCTTATCGGCCAAAGCGTTCCGCACACGATGCTATAGCCAAAGCTCGTGAGCGCTGCTGGAAGTATGACTGGGTGTTGGACATGGATATCAGCAAGTTTTTTGATACGATTGACCATGAGTTATTGATGAAAGCTGTTAGATTACACACGGATTCTCAGTGGGTGCTGCTTTACATTGAACGCTGGTTGAAAGTGCCTTATGAACTTAAAGATAGTAGTCGGATAGAGAGAGACAAAGGTGTTCCTCAAGGTTCAGTTGTCGGTCCTGTTCTAGCCAACTTATTTCTGCATTATGTCTTCGATATGTGGATGAGCAAGTATTATCCTCACATACCTTTTGAACGTTATGCGGATGATACTATCTGCCATTGTTCTACAAAAGCCCAGGCCGAAGCACTGAAAATCTCCGTTCAACAAAGATTTGCCGAATGCAAATTAGCCTTGAATGAAGATAAAACAAGGATTGTTTACTGTAAAGACAATCGTAGGAAAGAAAAACACGAAGTTATTTCGTTTGATTTCCTTGGATATACTTTTCGCCCCCGAAAAGCGATAGATAAGAAAGGGGTGCCCTTTACAGGTTATTTACCTGCAATCAGTAATAAGTCAATCAGTGGTATCCGTGAAAAGATTCGGAGCTGGAAACTTAAAAGGCATACGTTTCATACACTGGAGATGTTGGCTGACTATATAAATCCTGTGCTTCGGGGATGGATAAGCTACTATGGTAAATTTTATCCCACCCGACTTAAATGGTTATTAGAAGAAGTAAATGGGCACTTAGCCCGATGGGTAATGGCCAAATATAAGCGTTATCGTAGGAAACTATCCCGCGCTTATGACTGGTTGGGTAATATCTCCGAAAGGGAGAGAAATCTATTTTACCATTGGCAGTGGGGCGTAAAGCCTCCTTCTAATATACGGAAATCTCTTAAAGTTTGA